The following proteins are co-located in the Brachybacterium sacelli genome:
- a CDS encoding sodium/glutamate symporter, with protein MPDLLPLDENSLGSLLLAVAGLGVLLLLGVLLRALVPLLRRFFIPAALLGGLVGLLLGPHALGLVPESITTTWSGIAGILITIVFAPMLMGTHLPKVREAAREAAPHVFYSYFSSFAVVAVPALLTFFVFTPLFGTTPIFSTIFEVSWPGGHGTAAGMEEAYTALGWGDGSSVALGSATGGLVFGIVAGMVMINIAARTGQLANYSGGGTEVASDILPEHEAQVESTGRLQRASLDNLAFHLSLIAVAVLLGYGLKYVVDMVITGVPLFPLAMIGGLLVHLVIVRTPAQKLVDKATLNSIAGVALDFLVVSAVASLSLPVLLENWQALAITLTVMAVMSVAIFYWIGPRIFGENWVENSIVNFGAMTGVVSIGLVLLRAADPNFRTGAFRGFALRAPFASPFVGGGLVTAMFPIAVANWGNLGVGITCALLCALLIGLAMLTGVWKSPSARAADRGEQSVPVR; from the coding sequence ATGCCTGATCTTCTTCCCCTCGACGAGAACTCGCTCGGCTCCCTGCTCCTTGCCGTCGCGGGTCTCGGAGTGCTGCTCCTGCTGGGCGTTCTCCTGCGCGCTCTGGTTCCTCTACTGCGCAGATTCTTCATCCCGGCGGCGCTGCTGGGCGGCCTTGTGGGCCTGCTCCTCGGCCCGCACGCCCTCGGACTGGTGCCCGAGAGCATCACCACGACGTGGTCCGGCATCGCGGGCATCCTCATCACCATCGTCTTCGCCCCGATGCTGATGGGTACGCACCTCCCGAAGGTGAGGGAAGCGGCCAGGGAAGCCGCCCCGCACGTCTTCTACTCCTACTTCAGCAGCTTCGCCGTCGTCGCCGTGCCCGCGCTGCTGACGTTCTTCGTCTTCACGCCCCTGTTCGGCACCACCCCGATCTTCTCGACCATCTTCGAGGTCTCCTGGCCGGGCGGCCACGGCACCGCCGCCGGCATGGAGGAGGCGTACACGGCGCTCGGCTGGGGCGATGGATCATCCGTCGCACTCGGCTCCGCGACGGGCGGACTGGTGTTCGGCATCGTCGCCGGAATGGTCATGATCAACATCGCGGCCCGCACGGGCCAGCTCGCGAACTACAGCGGCGGCGGGACCGAGGTGGCCAGCGACATCCTCCCCGAGCACGAGGCGCAGGTCGAATCCACCGGGCGCCTGCAACGTGCCTCTCTCGACAACCTGGCCTTCCACCTGTCACTGATCGCCGTCGCGGTGCTGCTCGGATACGGCTTGAAGTACGTCGTCGACATGGTGATCACCGGCGTCCCGCTCTTCCCGCTCGCCATGATCGGCGGCCTCCTCGTCCACCTCGTCATCGTGCGCACGCCCGCGCAGAAGCTGGTCGACAAGGCCACGCTGAACTCGATCGCGGGAGTGGCCCTGGACTTCCTCGTCGTCTCCGCCGTCGCCTCGCTGTCGCTGCCGGTGCTGCTGGAGAACTGGCAGGCGCTGGCCATCACGCTCACCGTGATGGCGGTCATGAGCGTGGCCATCTTCTACTGGATCGGACCGCGCATCTTCGGCGAGAACTGGGTGGAGAACTCCATCGTGAACTTCGGCGCCATGACCGGCGTCGTGTCGATCGGACTCGTCCTCCTGCGCGCCGCGGACCCGAATTTCAGAACAGGGGCCTTCCGGGGGTTCGCACTCCGGGCACCGTTCGCGAGCCCGTTCGTCGGTGGAGGGCTCGTCACCGCGATGTTCCCCATCGCCGTCGCCAACTGGGGAAACCTGGGGGTCGGGATCACCTGCGCCCTGCTGTGCGCGCTCCTCATCGGCCTCGCCATGCTGACGGGGGTCTGGAAGAGCCCCTCTGCGCGGGCCGCCGATCGCGGTGAGCAGTCCGTCCCTGTTCGATGA
- a CDS encoding NAD(P)/FAD-dependent oxidoreductase — protein MGFDFVIVGGGVYGMATAYHLARLGAESVAVLERDEPAAGASGGLGQRGVRANRRDLRELPLMREANRVWPTLHEELGGETGYARTGGTYLIEGPASTGFKGIDAAETYARMQTAQGVPTELWDRERVRSVYPGISDDVQGASFVPTDGVASHERTTLSYAGAARRLGAQILHGTGAASLLTASDGRVTGVLTDGGDTITARREVILLANGGARQLVADATGVELPIWTIYPLASQLRTSTAARIPMLTGHETRPLSVKTLGNDVMLSGGWRGRATPNGPEVVAERLEGNIAVLQRIFPYLHDLEVVAADASRAESASVDQIPIIGRYAPHLFVAAGWSGHGWAIAPVVSRLIAEDVLLGSPSPLLAPFSPQRFR, from the coding sequence GTGGGATTCGACTTCGTCATCGTGGGCGGCGGCGTGTACGGCATGGCGACGGCCTATCACCTGGCGCGGCTGGGCGCCGAGTCGGTGGCCGTCCTGGAACGGGACGAGCCGGCCGCCGGCGCCTCCGGCGGTCTCGGACAGCGAGGAGTCCGCGCCAATCGTCGCGATCTTCGCGAGCTGCCCCTGATGCGCGAGGCCAATCGGGTCTGGCCGACGCTCCACGAGGAGCTCGGGGGCGAGACCGGCTACGCCCGCACCGGCGGCACCTACCTGATCGAAGGGCCGGCCAGCACCGGGTTCAAGGGCATCGATGCCGCCGAGACCTATGCCCGGATGCAGACCGCGCAGGGGGTGCCGACCGAGCTCTGGGATCGCGAGCGCGTCCGGAGCGTGTATCCCGGGATCAGCGACGACGTCCAGGGGGCCTCCTTCGTACCGACCGACGGCGTGGCATCGCACGAGCGGACCACACTGTCCTACGCCGGTGCGGCCCGACGTCTGGGAGCACAGATCCTGCACGGCACCGGGGCCGCGTCGCTGCTCACCGCGTCCGACGGCCGCGTCACGGGGGTCCTCACCGACGGCGGCGACACGATCACCGCGCGTCGTGAGGTCATCCTCCTGGCCAACGGCGGCGCGCGGCAGCTCGTGGCCGACGCGACGGGCGTCGAGCTACCGATCTGGACCATCTACCCGCTCGCCTCTCAGCTGCGGACCTCGACGGCGGCACGGATCCCGATGCTCACCGGGCATGAGACCCGTCCGCTCTCGGTCAAGACGCTCGGGAACGACGTCATGCTCAGCGGCGGCTGGCGTGGGCGGGCGACCCCGAACGGGCCCGAGGTGGTCGCCGAGCGGCTCGAGGGGAACATCGCGGTCCTGCAGCGCATCTTCCCGTACCTGCACGACCTCGAGGTCGTCGCCGCGGACGCCTCTCGCGCCGAGAGCGCCAGCGTCGATCAGATCCCGATCATTGGCCGGTACGCGCCCCATCTGTTCGTCGCCGCAGGGTGGTCCGGACATGGCTGGGCCATCGCCCCCGTGGTCTCCCGGCTCATCGCCGAGGACGTTCTGCTCGGCAGCCCATCGCCCCTTCTGGCCCCCTTCAGTCCCCAACGTTTCCGGTGA